One genomic region from Paraburkholderia azotifigens encodes:
- a CDS encoding cation diffusion facilitator family transporter, producing the protein MKYTAHQTDGATAHQPKPDMHVHTDACSHAGHDHAGHAHAHGHDHAHEAHGKGAHAHGHAHGHGHHHHHAPAAGHGRAFAIAVALNVAIVVIQAVYGVLANSTALLADAGHNLSDVLGLLLAWGATWLATRRPSARYTFGLGGSSILASLLNAGLLLFACGVIVAEAVGRLFHPAPVAGLDVFIVAVVGMVVNGFSAWLFMRGQEDDLNIRGAFLHMLADAAVSAAVAVSGLVILFSGWTWLDPVMSMIVVAVIVYGTWGLLRDSISLALNGVPPGVDVQKIRDYLAAQPGVTDVHDLHVWALSTTGNALSAHLVIPGGHPGDRMIDGIVGTLRAEFDMHHATLQVDMGTTQHRCSLDRAPHAH; encoded by the coding sequence ATGAAATACACCGCTCATCAGACCGACGGCGCGACAGCGCATCAGCCGAAGCCCGATATGCATGTGCATACCGACGCCTGCAGCCACGCAGGCCACGACCACGCCGGACACGCTCACGCACATGGCCACGACCACGCGCACGAAGCGCACGGCAAGGGTGCGCACGCGCACGGCCATGCCCACGGGCACGGACATCATCATCACCATGCGCCCGCCGCCGGACACGGCCGCGCGTTCGCGATCGCCGTAGCGCTGAACGTGGCGATCGTCGTCATTCAGGCCGTCTACGGCGTGCTCGCCAACTCGACGGCGCTGCTCGCCGATGCCGGCCACAATCTGTCCGACGTGCTCGGCCTGCTACTCGCGTGGGGTGCGACGTGGCTCGCGACGCGGCGGCCGTCCGCGCGCTACACGTTCGGCCTCGGCGGCTCATCGATTCTCGCGAGCCTGCTCAACGCGGGGCTGCTGCTGTTCGCGTGCGGCGTGATCGTCGCGGAAGCGGTGGGACGCCTGTTCCATCCCGCGCCCGTCGCGGGGCTCGACGTCTTCATCGTCGCCGTCGTCGGCATGGTGGTGAACGGCTTCTCCGCGTGGCTCTTCATGCGCGGCCAGGAAGACGATCTGAACATTCGCGGCGCGTTCCTGCATATGCTCGCCGACGCCGCGGTGTCGGCCGCCGTCGCCGTCAGCGGCCTCGTGATCCTCTTCAGCGGCTGGACGTGGCTCGACCCGGTGATGAGCATGATCGTGGTCGCGGTGATCGTCTACGGCACGTGGGGCCTTCTGCGCGATTCGATCAGCCTCGCGCTCAACGGCGTGCCGCCTGGCGTCGACGTACAGAAGATCCGCGACTACCTCGCCGCGCAGCCGGGCGTCACCGACGTGCACGACCTGCACGTCTGGGCGCTGTCGACGACGGGCAACGCGCTGTCCGCGCATCTCGTGATTCCGGGCGGCCATCCGGGCGACCGGATGATCGACGGGATCGTCGGCACGCTGCGCGCGGAATTCGACATGCACCACGCAACGCTGCAGGTCGACATGGGGACCACGCAACATCGCTGTTCGCTCGATCGCGCGCCGCACGCGCATTAA
- a CDS encoding ArsR/SmtB family transcription factor translates to MSAVLSLNTDDRVVQIADLFRLLGDPTRLRIVLACVDERRAVGAIAGSLSLSPSLVSHHLRLLRAARIVRAERQGKQVFYVAADGHISGMLTDMLEHVSEPVSDAAAELSQDHA, encoded by the coding sequence ATGTCAGCCGTTCTGTCTCTCAATACCGACGACCGCGTCGTCCAGATCGCCGATCTGTTCCGCCTGCTTGGCGATCCGACCCGCCTGCGCATCGTGCTCGCGTGTGTCGACGAGCGGCGCGCGGTGGGTGCGATCGCCGGGTCGCTGAGCCTGTCGCCGTCGCTTGTGAGCCATCATCTGCGCCTGCTGCGGGCGGCGCGCATCGTGCGCGCGGAGCGGCAGGGCAAGCAGGTGTTTTACGTCGCCGCCGACGGACACATCAGCGGCATGCTGACCGACATGCTCGAACACGTCTCCGAACCCGTCAGCGACGCCGCCGCCGAACTCTCGCAGGATCACGCATGA